The following coding sequences are from one Bradyrhizobium sp. 200 window:
- a CDS encoding cytochrome P450: protein MSIAEAHDMPAARTPLVPPSPPRAPDDMTAFGRMKAIRISPIGSWGQRAYEEDIVQGRFVGRNSFILNASDAIRHVLVDNYENYTRTPVGIRVLRPILGEGLLISEGRAWKYQRRTLAPAFTPRAVSTLIPHMLAATDETVAKLRAASNAPVDLREAMQRMALEIAGRTMFSFGMDRHGGALRDFVMEYGERLARPHFLDLLLPLGWPSPQDFARARFRKRWTAFVGMLMAERRAAGKNEGAPARDLFDLMGDARDPETGEAFTDAQLGDQIATMILAGHETTATALFWALYLLALDPAIQQEVAKEVQDATINGTLDIERLKFTRAVIDETMRLYPPAFLIARAASGPDTIMGLPVRKKDVVLIAPWLLHRHEKLWRDPNAFIPSRFMTGTPPDRFAYLPFGVGARVCIGAHFALVEATLALAKMIGAFRIALVDKEPVMPIGVVTTQPDRSPKFSITPR from the coding sequence ATGAGCATCGCCGAAGCCCACGACATGCCGGCCGCACGAACGCCGCTGGTGCCGCCAAGCCCGCCACGGGCCCCCGACGACATGACGGCGTTCGGGCGGATGAAGGCGATCCGCATCAGCCCGATCGGGAGCTGGGGCCAGCGCGCCTATGAGGAAGATATCGTCCAGGGCCGCTTCGTCGGGCGCAACAGTTTCATTCTCAATGCGTCGGATGCGATCCGGCACGTGCTGGTCGACAATTACGAAAACTATACGCGCACGCCGGTCGGCATCCGCGTGCTGCGACCGATCCTCGGCGAAGGTCTGCTGATTTCAGAAGGCCGCGCATGGAAGTACCAGCGCCGGACGCTGGCGCCGGCGTTTACGCCGCGCGCGGTGTCGACGCTCATTCCGCACATGCTGGCGGCAACCGACGAGACTGTCGCCAAGCTCAGGGCCGCGAGCAATGCGCCGGTCGATTTGCGCGAGGCGATGCAGCGGATGGCGCTCGAAATCGCCGGCCGCACGATGTTCTCGTTCGGGATGGATCGGCACGGCGGCGCGTTGCGCGATTTCGTGATGGAGTATGGCGAGCGGCTGGCGCGGCCGCACTTTCTCGATCTGCTGTTGCCGCTCGGCTGGCCGAGCCCGCAGGATTTCGCGCGCGCCCGCTTCCGCAAGCGCTGGACGGCCTTCGTCGGCATGCTGATGGCAGAACGCCGCGCCGCCGGCAAGAACGAGGGCGCGCCTGCGCGCGACCTGTTCGACCTGATGGGTGACGCGCGCGATCCGGAAACCGGCGAGGCCTTCACCGATGCGCAGCTCGGCGATCAGATCGCGACCATGATTCTGGCCGGCCATGAGACGACCGCGACGGCGCTGTTCTGGGCGCTCTATTTGCTGGCGCTCGATCCCGCGATCCAGCAGGAGGTCGCCAAGGAGGTGCAGGACGCGACCATCAACGGCACGCTCGATATCGAGCGGCTGAAATTCACCCGTGCGGTGATCGACGAGACCATGCGGCTCTATCCGCCGGCGTTCCTGATTGCGCGTGCGGCCAGCGGGCCGGATACGATCATGGGGCTTCCGGTCAGGAAGAAGGATGTCGTCCTGATCGCGCCGTGGCTGCTGCATCGGCACGAAAAACTCTGGCGCGATCCGAACGCCTTCATTCCGTCCCGTTTCATGACCGGCACGCCGCCCGATCGCTTTGCCTATCTGCCGTTCGGCGTCGGCGCGCGCGTCTGTATCGGCGCGCATTTCGCGCTGGTCGAGGCAACGCTGGCGCTGGCGAAGATGATCGGCGCGTTTCGGATCGCGCTGGTCGACAAGGAGCCGGTGATGCCGATCGGCGTGGTGACGACGCAGCCTGACCGTTCGCCGAAGTTTTCCATCACGCCCCGGTAG